Part of the Aquimarina sp. TRL1 genome, GGATCTTTCACAATACCAGCCCATACTCGCATCCCATTCTTTAAATGAATAGTTTCATTGATAGTACCTTTGCCAATTCTTTTTCCTTTATCTCCTAATTGAGGATTGGGACTTGGAGCGGCATAAATTCTGATATTGTTATTAGAAAAACTAAATCCGAAAGAAATACCACGATCCATATTTTCATCAAAGCCAATGTGTAGTTGGCGATATCCGTTTTTGTCTCCAAAGTTTTTATAAAATGTAGAATCTGTAGATGCCTGCGGGTTGAAATCTACAATAAATGTGGTCATGCCCTCATTGGAAGAAGGGAAGCAATAAACATCTGTTAAGTCGTACATAGGGTACTTCTGAGCCAATTCGGTTTCGAAGTGATGTCCTGCGGTTAGTATAATAAATCCTAATGCCAGTAGCGGGATATACCTTAACTTTTGAATTTTAGACAGCATGATAAAATATTTTTATGAATTAATGGTGTAAAGGTAGGCTAGGGGGCAGGATTCGTTGATAGCATTTTTCCCTTTTGATTTAGCATTATCTCAAAATGTTTTGAGATGCAGGATAGTAAAAGTAATTGATATTGAGGGGGATGCTTTTTCTATTTTGTTAATTGCTTTATCTTTTTCCTATAATGTGAGGGGGAAATTCCTGTATTTGTTTTAAAAAATCTGCTGAATGTATAAATGTCTGTAAAACTCAATTCTTCGGCAATTTTACTAATTGATTTAGAAGTATGCTTTAGTAGTCTTACCGCTTGCAATTGTCTTCTTTCTTTTATGATTTCAAAAGGAGTTCTGTTATCGTATTTTTTAAAAAGATTGGAAAGGGATTTTGGAGAAATATGAAGCATCTTTGCATAAGCTTCTACAGTTGTAATCGTTTTATAGTGTTTTTCAATTAAAAAATGATACTCTTTAATGATATCTACTTCAAAATTAGTGGAAATGAATTCGATATTTTGAACTTTGAAAGCTCTGGTAGATACTGCAATAATCAGGTCAATCGTACTTTGTAATACAGGTAATTTATAGGCATCTCTATTTTGCAATTCCTCAAATAACCAATTCCATGTCCATTCGCAGAAAGATAGCATTTCATTTGTTAATGAAATCTTTGGAATATTAGCCGATCCAAAAAACAACACGCCTTGACAACCAAGCTCTGAGTGTTTTTGGTCTTTGCAAAAAAAAGCATGATTGAAATGCATGATGCGTAATGTAGTAAATTTTGTATGCTCTATTACATTTGCTTCGGTAAGGAATAGAACACAATTTTGTTTAATGGTAACCAATTGATTATCTATATGAAAGGCAGCGGGTTCTCCCACGTTCCATACAATACAGAAACTCCCTTGTGTTAAGTGATTCAATTCATCAACCTCATGATACTGAACTTCTAGCATTGTAAACACTTCATTTATCTCTGTTTGGTAATGTGACGAAATCATATTAGCTATTTTGGTACGGTTCTATAAAGGGGATAATATCACCTAAATTAGTATAACTTAGTTTGTCAGTTTTACCTATTTATTTGTCAATGCTTCAAATTATGGGCTTTGTTTGTTTTTTTATGACCACCGAGGATTCGACTATAAATAGTTGCTTATAGTTATAAGATAGTAAAATAGTAATAAAGCGAGGAATATTCGCAAGAATATTCCGATTGGCACTTACATACTCAATTATTAATAGCTTTATTTTATGTCAATTTCTTTTACCATTGACTTAACAGGAATTGCTGTGATCTTTTCTTTTGTTTTCAAAAAGAGATATTCACTGGTTTTCCCAATAAGTATTCCTTTTCTTATATCTCCATCATTAAATTTTACTCCAATCGTTTTGCCTTCAGTTTCAATTTGTTTTTTAATGGAATTCCCATATCCATCAGAGGCAATGTACAGGTAGCTCAAAAGAATGATAGAGTATACGGTATATCTAACCGGGTTAAACCATTTTTTCTTATCCATTCCCATATTAATCTTTGAGTAAGATTCTGGATTCTTTTTTTTCCAATAAACATCAAACCGGATTAAAGAGAACCCAAAAAATATTGAACCAAAGGAAAATAATAACACTTTTATGTCAGAAAACGGAGCGATTAAAAAATCAAAGATATCTGCATAATCGAAAATATTAATTCCAAATTGGTGATATTTTTGAAATGAAAATAGCATTCCTATCCCAACGGTTATAATATAACTTATCGACATTAGGGTTTGTAATTCACCAATGATTACTTCGTAAGAGTTTTTTATTAGTCCTTCGTCTGTTTGTTTCATATTACTGTTAATGTTATGTATAAGAAACGTAAGACTGGTAACAAGCAATACGTTCCGGGTTGGTATTAAGTCAAATATAAATATTTTGCTTTTATCATTTTTTTGATATATCTAAAACTTTATAAGTAAAGACTTTAGGGATAAACACAGACTTTCTTTTGGATCAAAAGCTTTATGTTTTCTTATATATTGTTATGACACGTTTTTATGATTTTACGTTCAATTATTTCATTTTGTTTTCTGCTTTGAACGTGTTTAGAATCTTCTATTAATTTGATATACTTTAATGATGGGAATATTTTTGTCGCTCGTTTCATCATTTTCTTTCCGGGAAATAATATGTCATTCTTTGCTCCAAAAATTGAAATAGGCGTTTTTATGTTTTTTGACTTTTTAGACCTAATAACAGGAAGAGGTGTAAAATCCATATTAAATTCTAGGAAAACTTTAGAAAGGTATTTTATCGCGAATTCATCTCGTTGGGTAAAGAGTTCAGATAAAAACTTCTCAACATATTTTATGTTTTTAGTTTTCATATATCGTTTCATTGGAATAAACACTTTAAACATGGCTTTAAAAGGGTTTCCATTAACAATGTATGCAGGAGCAGATAAAAACACCTCTTTTATTTTACTTTCATTAAATTCAAGTGTTTTTAGAATAACTAAACCTCCAAAAGAAAAACCAGCCATTGTTACATGATCTATTTTTAATTTGTCAATAATTTCGTTCATCCACTTTCCATAAGATTCATCTTTCATACTAAGTCTATTTTCTGCACTTTTATTTGGTTGGGCAAGAACGTCTATGGCATAAACCCTGAAATGTTTACTTAAGTTAGGATATGTTTCAAGAGCAATAGGTGAACAGCCGTTTGAACCATGAATTAGTAGAATTGGAGGCTTAGAAGTTTCTCCTGTAATAATCAGGTTTGTTTCCCCAAAACTGGTTGTTAAATATTCGTATTTGTATTCAATATTTAGTTCTTTCAACTTTTCGTTATATAGATTTAGAATAGCTGTTTTGCCTTGTTCTGTTTTGTATAATGATTTCATTTTATATTTTTAGGACAAATTTACTAAAAAACATAAAATAGGACAGGTTTACTAATGAGTAATACGAAAGCTAAAATATTATCTGTTTCAAGAGATTTGTTTAATGAAAAAGGGTTTAGCAATGTGACAATAAGAATGATTGCATTAAAACTTAATATGAGTTCTGGGAATCTGAATTATCATTTTAAAAAAAGAGAGGATATTTTAGAAACCTTGTATTTTGAAATGGTAGAAAATTTTGATAACCGGGTTAAAGAATTAGGAACAAGAGAAATTAGCTTACAAACTATAAAAGAGGATGTAGTTGAAAGTCTGAATAGAATGTTTGAGAATCGTTTTTTTTGGACAGATTTATATTACCTTGTAAGGTTAAATGAAAAAATAAGAAATCATTTCCTTAATGTTTATAGAAAACGATTTAACGGATATAAATATTTATTTGAAGATTTAAAAGGAAAAGGTGTTTTGCGCAATTTTGAGT contains:
- a CDS encoding AraC family transcriptional regulator; this encodes MISSHYQTEINEVFTMLEVQYHEVDELNHLTQGSFCIVWNVGEPAAFHIDNQLVTIKQNCVLFLTEANVIEHTKFTTLRIMHFNHAFFCKDQKHSELGCQGVLFFGSANIPKISLTNEMLSFCEWTWNWLFEELQNRDAYKLPVLQSTIDLIIAVSTRAFKVQNIEFISTNFEVDIIKEYHFLIEKHYKTITTVEAYAKMLHISPKSLSNLFKKYDNRTPFEIIKERRQLQAVRLLKHTSKSISKIAEELSFTDIYTFSRFFKTNTGISPSHYRKKIKQLTK
- a CDS encoding alpha/beta fold hydrolase, which gives rise to MKSLYKTEQGKTAILNLYNEKLKELNIEYKYEYLTTSFGETNLIITGETSKPPILLIHGSNGCSPIALETYPNLSKHFRVYAIDVLAQPNKSAENRLSMKDESYGKWMNEIIDKLKIDHVTMAGFSFGGLVILKTLEFNESKIKEVFLSAPAYIVNGNPFKAMFKVFIPMKRYMKTKNIKYVEKFLSELFTQRDEFAIKYLSKVFLEFNMDFTPLPVIRSKKSKNIKTPISIFGAKNDILFPGKKMMKRATKIFPSLKYIKLIEDSKHVQSRKQNEIIERKIIKTCHNNI
- a CDS encoding TetR/AcrR family transcriptional regulator, coding for MSNTKAKILSVSRDLFNEKGFSNVTIRMIALKLNMSSGNLNYHFKKREDILETLYFEMVENFDNRVKELGTREISLQTIKEDVVESLNRMFENRFFWTDLYYLVRLNEKIRNHFLNVYRKRFNGYKYLFEDLKGKGVLRNFEFEKESDFLIERMLGYSNTWLYNSFIYEVQINKDYIESISENLLGMLYPYLTDLGRSQYNILFPDFSE